GGGTATTCTGCTCCTGACTCGCGATCGCGCCTCTTATCGTCATCTGAGCCAGCAATTTCAACAGCGGCGAGTGCGTAAAGTTTATGAAGCGGTACTTAGCGGATGCATAACGCCAGAAAGAGGTACGATTCAACTGCCACTTTGGGGAGATCCTAGCGATCGCCCTTATCAAAAAGTCGATGCACGGGGTAAGCCCAGCTTAACCCAATTCCAAGTCATAGCAAGATCGAAGGATTCTACACGAATTCAATTCTTCCCTTTAACAGGACGGACTCATCAGCTTAGGGTTCATGCTGCCGATCGCCAAGGGTTAGGAATACCTGTCTTGGGCGATCGATTGTACGGTTGTCGCGCCCAGGTAGAGCGTCTACACTTACACGCGAGAGAACTTTATTTTGAGCATCCATACTCAGGCAAAAGTATTTCTCTACAAGTAGAAACTCCATTTTGACAGTTATTCTGTATGATTCGACCGATCGCACCCGATGACACAACCGCACTGATTGCTTTAGCCGACGCAACCGGACTGTTCGAGTCGAACCAACTTGAGGAGCTTAGCGCAATGCTGTCCGATTACTTGGGTGGCAACAGCGATCGCGATCGCTTCTGGATCGTCGATGACGATAATGGACTGGTTGGGGTCGCTTATTGCGAGACGGAGCGAATGACCGATAGGACGTGGAACTTACAGTTGATTGCTATTCGACCGGATCGCCAAAGACAAGGACGTGGTACAGCCCTGCTACGCTATGTCGAACAAACGTTAGTAGAGCGTGGTGGGCGTATGCTACTGGTGGAAACGTCTGGTACGTCAGAATTCGAGCATACGCGAGCATTCTACCGTAAGTGCGGTTATGACGAGGAAGCGCGGATACGAGACTTTTATACAGAGGGCGCTGACAAGATCGTTTACCGCAAAGCCTTATCTGCTCAAGGGTAGTAAACTTGTACAGTGGTTTCCCTCACCCCTCGCTCCTCGCTCCTCGCTCCTTACTCTTCACCCTGCTAAATCCTAGTAGGACTGCAAGGACAATTGCTGCTACTACTGCAGTGATTGAAATGGCAGAATTATTTAAATACAAATGACGAACTGCGATCGCGACATACGCCCAAATAAATACTAGCGTAAAGGCAATATCTGCCCGTTGAAGGGCAACTACAGAGGCGATCGCTGCACCGATAAGCAGCATAATAACAGTCCATCCTACAGGACTTACGCCCCAACCATCCCAATTAGAGATATAAAGAGCAGAGGCAATATTAACAATCGTTGCTACAGAGATCCAACCTAAATAAATACTAAATGGTACGTGAACCAACCATTTAAATTTGCGCGATACTCTTTTGCCTATTTCTAATTGCAAGTAAGCTCCAATTAAGGGAATTAGAATTGCTAGCATTGCTATGACTGAAAGCCAAAATAGCTGTAGGGTGAAGAGATATACCCAAGCAATTTGAGCTAGACAAGCAATAATTAGTAAGACATTAACTTGATGCAGAGTTGAATTTTGGCGTTGTGCCGGAAGCATCTGATAAATACCATAGGCAATCAGTCCGAGA
This DNA window, taken from Scytonema millei VB511283, encodes the following:
- a CDS encoding GNAT family N-acetyltransferase — translated: MIRPIAPDDTTALIALADATGLFESNQLEELSAMLSDYLGGNSDRDRFWIVDDDNGLVGVAYCETERMTDRTWNLQLIAIRPDRQRQGRGTALLRYVEQTLVERGGRMLLVETSGTSEFEHTRAFYRKCGYDEEARIRDFYTEGADKIVYRKALSAQG
- a CDS encoding tryptophan-rich sensory protein, yielding MKASTQGSGRGILLPLATLLAILATLSVNALSNFFPVRGLNIGEIANTILQGVQITPANYAFAIWGLIYLGLIAYGIYQMLPAQRQNSTLHQVNVLLIIACLAQIAWVYLFTLQLFWLSVIAMLAILIPLIGAYLQLEIGKRVSRKFKWLVHVPFSIYLGWISVATIVNIASALYISNWDGWGVSPVGWTVIMLLIGAAIASVVALQRADIAFTLVFIWAYVAIAVRHLYLNNSAISITAVVAAIVLAVLLGFSRVKSKERGARSEG